A window of the Lactuca sativa cultivar Salinas chromosome 7, Lsat_Salinas_v11, whole genome shotgun sequence genome harbors these coding sequences:
- the LOC111882310 gene encoding pirin-like protein produces the protein MSSDPRSVVRKFLARPQYEGAGAVVRRSIGRFELKYFDPFLVLDEFSVSAPAGFPDHPHRGFETVTYMLQGAVTHEDFEGHKGTIGVGDLQWMTAGRGIVHSEMPASHGTQKGLQLWINLSSRNKMIEPRYQEMASRNIAEATEDGVTVRIIAGESLGMKSPIYTRTPTMFLDITMEPGTQLQQPIPESWNAFVYVLEGEGVIGTSKSSSTTPHHILLLGPGDGVQVWNKSSSKRLRFILVGGEPLGEPVVQWGPFVMNTQEQIDQTIHDCENFENGFEKARYWRSSDQPTHHQDHTF, from the exons ATGTCGAGTGATCCCCGCAGCGTGGTAAGAAAGTTTCTTGCGAGGCCTCAATATGAAGGAGCTGGAGCTGTTGTCAGAAGGAGCATCGGGAG GTTCGAGCTTAAATACTTCGATCCTTTCCTTGTTTTGGATGAATTCTCAG TATCTGCTCCTGCTGGATTTCCTGATCATCCACATCGAG GTTTTGAGACTGTCACATACATGTTACAG GGAGCTGTAACACATGAAGACTTTGAGGGACACAAAGGGACCATCGGAGTTGGTGACTTACAATGGATGACTGCTGGAAGAGGGATTGTGCATTCCGAAATGCCTGCTTCTCATGGCACTCAAAAAGGCTTGCAATTATGGATCAACCTTTCTTCTAGAAACAAAAT GATTGAGCCAAGGTACCAAGAGATGGCGAGTAGGAATATTGCAGAAGCTACTGAAGATGGAGTTACAGTAAGAATAATAGCAGGGGAGAGCTTGGGGATGAAGTCGCCAATATATACAAGAACACCCACAATGTTTCTTGATATTACAATGGAACCAGGAACCCAACTTCAACAGCCTATACCCGAATCATGGAATGCGTTTGTATACGTATTAGAGGGAGAAGGTGTGATTGGAACCTCAAAATCATCATCCACGACACCACACCATATTCTACTTCTGGGTCCTGGCGATGGCGTTCAGGTTTGGAACAAGTCATCATCCAAAAGGCTACGCTTCATTTTGGTTGGAGGAGAACCACTGGGAGAACCTGTTGTTCAGTGGGGTCCTTTTGTCATGAACACACAAGAACAAATTGACCAGACGATTCACGATTGTGAGAATTTTGAAAACGGATTTGAGAAAGCCAGGTATTGGAGGTCGTCTGATCAACCCACTCATCATCAAGACCACACCTTTTAG